One window of Solwaraspora sp. WMMA2056 genomic DNA carries:
- a CDS encoding DUF2617 family protein — protein MLVTLDTPYVDTTAADLCFALGLPEQPALHVLDLPLPASVGGPATGVLRLRLLGASHQAVLRTGDSVLVETVACLPGLPRDLPAAVDDADGYRFAARVRRLSPVDVAAEVGGLRRRLTDDPQALVGVFPGSPDALTALRADFDDHRIRWSTWHAYPQTGELVETETVVRLR, from the coding sequence GTGCTGGTCACCCTCGACACGCCGTACGTCGACACCACGGCCGCCGATCTGTGCTTCGCCCTCGGTCTGCCGGAGCAGCCCGCCCTGCACGTGCTCGACCTGCCGCTGCCGGCGAGCGTCGGCGGGCCCGCCACAGGTGTGCTGCGGCTGCGCCTGCTCGGCGCGTCCCACCAGGCCGTTCTGCGTACCGGTGACAGTGTGCTGGTCGAGACGGTGGCCTGCCTGCCCGGCCTGCCCCGTGACCTGCCGGCGGCGGTCGACGATGCCGACGGCTACCGGTTCGCCGCGCGGGTACGGCGGCTGTCGCCGGTCGATGTCGCCGCCGAGGTCGGCGGGCTGCGTCGCCGGCTGACCGACGATCCGCAGGCGTTGGTCGGCGTCTTTCCCGGCAGCCCCGACGCGCTCACCGCGCTGCGGGCCGACTTCGACGACCACCGGATCCGGTGGTCCACCTGGCACGCGTACCCACAGACAGGCGAGTTGGTCGAGACCGAGACGGTGGTGAGGTTACGGTGA